A DNA window from Paenibacillus sp. HWE-109 contains the following coding sequences:
- a CDS encoding DUF4962 domain-containing protein, which yields MLIMILFISLFASDFENQIAFGAEPSNQEMLTNGGFEDIQNGFPAGWQPTVPAQASHISSVTSTVYEGTKSLKLDDDGVGGNREVGVKTASVPIRYGYAYSIKLNANVQQGKIHLLARYYNASGAYMQDHMERNAASGWQELSLTVTPPELYSDHMVVFIYERDSESPTLVYIDDVSMVEKSLNIVDNGGFENLQNGFPFGWLPTVPAQASHITPDTSTVYEGTQSLKLHDDGVGGNREVGVKTMNIPIQSGKIYGIKLKANILQGNIYVQVRYYDASGNYQLAHTEGSAANGWQNLSLNVTPPQAYSDHMVIFIYEREAEFPTLAYIDAVSLLLKDKEDWPTGLVPGTYMHFRPADQLVTTQNAPDFSWPFIQDADNYELQIATDNSFGQIVYSKNDIKPNFYNLPTPLTPGNTYYWRVRFHKTLGWSVWSEGRQFRLEANAVTFMVPDVETMLNQVPLTHPRILTNTSNLNTFRALKEGVGKPVYDKAVVNANLSAPLPSEPVLGFPRNYDQTKDEFVAAQRVVRNATLQETNIMTSAAFVFLITGNNTYGNFAKTRLLNIMKWDPEGSTNYFQVDQAFREIALSGAVTYDWIYPLLTETEKTQVLSMISTRTQTMVDDILGISSLLKNPWNSHGWTATGYVTTISTALLNDSTAINGVPVSVKAKDWFRLAAPVRINVYPPVGDDEGGWASGTGYWQYSHVADKLVADVLLSATGVDMYKKAFTRNEPSFGLYFLPNGQNHGVFGDDTKYGITASTVTNSLRQAQIYQNPVMQWYAHSTDAGRDLTDLYYLYSYPYGDKDLPERPPVELPTAKWLKDVDWVAMHSSLYDPERISLYFKSSSYGSYNHNHADQNSFVIDAYGEALAIDAGQYDYYNSEHDRRYQRTTLAHNAITYDGSKGQKIWDMNASGRITGFATSKAFDATVGDAANAYNTDPANPGLDQAQRSIIYVKPNLFVVIDNLKAKNPGGSQFEFLLHANKSLTLDADQQGATIVQNKAALKADFLYPTVANASVTDQYLDASGKVVMPTGDYASKPFQQHAKFTFPIAQSSTLISTFEPYRLGSQPVGTVTSATYSTYQRITFTDGTDVYVRLSSSGLVQAGNMQFDGVAAAVKGDNILLVGGTKLIKDGVTLLQTDKPATITLNTDELSISSATQVQTQIYAQGVNMLVNENEESIPQGGNVVEAIRSRGVYWSKSGNVLTVTAERGEHRFKLHPVQQPGTQPPFTLNVEVDGVASTVMLQTYGTYMGGIVGWGQLTNVPIGLYEVLEAPAGLLFQKFGSPKPILYLDAFPKVFLLQNGGTLRLKTAGTGSITPSLQLDDFNTVKEELDVFKEAEFFEETSGGGTVGVYSTRKFLSNGAGVADWNLSGQSISWKLNVPKSGRYDLVLKYVAGWGLPDNYGTTRLIKLGDGIFTTKALKTYDWGTESQYWKALRVSTGQYLAQGTTDLTIWNVAGPMNLDWVGLVEVKDDTTAPVTTTSLAPSQPD from the coding sequence ATGCTAATTATGATCCTGTTTATTAGTTTATTTGCAAGCGATTTCGAAAATCAGATAGCCTTCGGAGCCGAGCCGTCCAACCAAGAGATGCTGACAAACGGCGGATTTGAGGACATTCAGAATGGGTTCCCTGCAGGCTGGCAACCCACAGTGCCTGCGCAAGCATCGCATATTTCCTCGGTTACTTCTACGGTGTATGAAGGAACGAAGAGCTTGAAGCTTGATGATGATGGCGTCGGCGGAAACCGGGAAGTCGGCGTGAAAACAGCGAGCGTCCCGATTCGATATGGATACGCCTATTCGATTAAGTTGAATGCGAACGTTCAGCAAGGTAAAATTCATCTTCTTGCGAGGTATTATAACGCAAGCGGAGCTTATATGCAGGATCATATGGAGCGGAATGCGGCATCCGGTTGGCAGGAGCTATCTCTTACCGTAACGCCTCCGGAATTGTATAGTGATCATATGGTTGTTTTTATCTACGAGAGAGATTCCGAATCTCCGACGCTGGTATACATCGACGACGTTTCTATGGTAGAAAAGAGTCTGAATATTGTTGACAATGGCGGCTTTGAGAATCTTCAGAACGGATTCCCGTTTGGCTGGCTGCCGACGGTACCTGCGCAAGCTTCGCATATCACACCGGATACTTCTACCGTTTATGAAGGGACCCAAAGCTTGAAACTCCATGATGATGGCGTCGGCGGAAACCGGGAGGTTGGCGTGAAGACAATGAACATTCCGATTCAATCCGGCAAAATCTATGGGATTAAGCTGAAAGCGAATATCTTGCAAGGAAATATCTACGTGCAAGTTCGGTATTATGACGCAAGCGGAAACTACCAGCTAGCACATACTGAGGGGAGTGCAGCTAACGGCTGGCAGAATCTCTCTTTAAACGTAACCCCGCCGCAAGCTTACAGCGATCATATGGTGATTTTCATCTATGAGCGAGAGGCCGAATTTCCAACGCTTGCCTATATCGATGCTGTAAGTCTGTTGCTCAAAGACAAGGAAGACTGGCCCACAGGTTTAGTTCCGGGAACTTATATGCATTTCCGTCCTGCGGATCAATTGGTGACAACCCAGAACGCACCCGATTTCTCATGGCCTTTTATTCAAGATGCCGATAATTATGAACTTCAGATTGCGACGGATAACTCCTTCGGCCAAATTGTTTACAGTAAAAATGATATAAAACCCAATTTTTATAATCTGCCTACTCCTTTAACACCTGGGAATACCTACTATTGGCGTGTGCGTTTCCATAAAACGTTAGGTTGGTCAGTGTGGAGTGAAGGCCGTCAATTTCGATTAGAGGCGAATGCGGTGACATTCATGGTCCCTGATGTGGAAACGATGCTGAATCAGGTCCCGCTGACTCATCCGCGAATTCTAACAAATACAAGCAATTTAAACACTTTCCGCGCTCTTAAAGAAGGAGTAGGAAAACCCGTCTATGACAAGGCCGTGGTGAATGCCAATCTAAGCGCACCGCTACCGAGTGAGCCTGTGCTCGGCTTCCCGCGCAATTATGACCAGACCAAAGACGAGTTTGTGGCTGCTCAACGTGTCGTAAGGAACGCTACGCTGCAAGAAACCAATATTATGACGTCGGCAGCATTCGTATTTTTAATTACCGGGAACAATACGTACGGCAACTTTGCCAAGACGAGACTATTGAATATCATGAAATGGGATCCGGAAGGGTCCACCAATTACTTTCAAGTTGATCAAGCGTTTAGGGAGATTGCGCTCTCAGGAGCCGTTACTTATGACTGGATATATCCGCTACTAACGGAAACGGAGAAAACCCAGGTTCTTTCCATGATAAGCACACGCACCCAAACGATGGTCGATGACATTCTTGGAATCTCCTCACTATTGAAAAATCCGTGGAACTCCCATGGGTGGACGGCTACTGGGTATGTCACCACGATTTCTACTGCGCTGCTAAACGACAGCACGGCCATTAATGGCGTACCTGTGTCGGTCAAAGCAAAGGACTGGTTCCGTTTGGCTGCTCCGGTCCGGATTAATGTCTATCCTCCCGTAGGAGATGATGAAGGCGGATGGGCTTCGGGTACGGGCTACTGGCAGTATTCTCATGTCGCGGACAAACTGGTTGCTGACGTTCTGTTGTCTGCAACAGGCGTTGATATGTACAAGAAGGCATTCACACGCAATGAGCCGTCATTCGGACTTTATTTTCTGCCTAACGGCCAGAATCATGGTGTATTCGGTGACGATACAAAGTATGGCATCACGGCAAGCACTGTAACGAATTCACTGCGGCAAGCGCAAATCTATCAGAATCCAGTGATGCAATGGTATGCTCATTCCACAGATGCCGGTCGCGATCTGACAGACTTGTACTATTTATACAGCTACCCATACGGAGATAAGGATCTACCAGAGCGCCCGCCTGTGGAATTGCCGACTGCCAAGTGGCTCAAAGACGTCGATTGGGTTGCGATGCACTCCAGCCTCTATGATCCGGAGCGGATCTCGCTGTACTTCAAGTCTAGTTCATATGGCAGTTACAATCACAATCACGCGGACCAGAACAGTTTCGTGATCGATGCTTACGGAGAAGCGCTGGCGATTGACGCCGGACAGTACGATTATTATAACAGTGAGCACGACAGGCGCTATCAAAGGACGACATTGGCACATAACGCGATTACGTACGACGGCAGTAAGGGGCAGAAAATCTGGGATATGAACGCTTCAGGGAGAATTACTGGGTTTGCGACAAGCAAAGCTTTTGACGCGACGGTCGGAGATGCCGCGAATGCCTACAATACAGACCCGGCAAATCCGGGACTTGATCAGGCTCAGCGGAGCATCATTTATGTGAAGCCCAATCTGTTCGTTGTCATCGATAATCTGAAAGCCAAAAACCCGGGAGGCTCCCAATTCGAGTTCTTGCTGCACGCTAATAAAAGCCTGACCCTCGACGCCGACCAGCAAGGCGCGACCATCGTGCAGAACAAGGCGGCATTGAAAGCTGATTTTCTATACCCGACCGTAGCAAATGCATCGGTGACGGATCAATATTTGGATGCAAGCGGTAAGGTGGTCATGCCAACAGGCGACTATGCCAGCAAACCCTTTCAGCAGCATGCCAAATTTACGTTCCCTATCGCACAAAGTTCAACGCTAATTTCCACCTTTGAGCCTTATCGGCTGGGTTCACAGCCGGTAGGAACAGTTACTTCGGCTACCTATAGCACCTATCAGAGGATTACTTTCACCGATGGAACCGATGTTTACGTCAGGTTGTCTAGCAGCGGGCTCGTCCAAGCTGGAAACATGCAATTCGACGGGGTTGCTGCTGCTGTAAAAGGAGATAACATTCTCCTTGTAGGAGGCACGAAGCTCATTAAGGATGGAGTCACTTTATTGCAGACAGATAAGCCTGCAACGATCACCCTGAATACCGATGAGCTTTCGATCTCGAGTGCGACACAAGTGCAAACACAGATTTATGCACAAGGTGTCAATATGCTGGTCAATGAGAACGAGGAATCCATTCCGCAGGGCGGCAACGTTGTTGAAGCGATTCGTTCGCGTGGGGTCTATTGGAGCAAGTCCGGCAATGTGCTGACGGTTACAGCCGAACGCGGAGAGCACCGTTTCAAGCTGCATCCGGTACAGCAGCCCGGAACGCAACCGCCGTTTACACTTAACGTCGAAGTAGACGGGGTGGCTTCAACAGTAATGTTGCAAACATATGGAACGTACATGGGAGGCATCGTCGGATGGGGACAATTGACCAATGTACCGATTGGTCTTTATGAGGTGCTGGAGGCACCTGCAGGACTTCTGTTCCAGAAATTCGGCTCGCCGAAGCCCATCTTGTATCTGGATGCGTTTCCCAAAGTGTTCCTGCTTCAGAACGGAGGCACGCTGCGGTTAAAAACAGCTGGCACCGGTTCGATAACGCCATCCTTGCAGCTGGATGATTTTAATACCGTTAAAGAGGAACTCGACGTTTTCAAAGAAGCGGAGTTTTTTGAAGAAACTAGCGGTGGTGGTACTGTCGGAGTTTATTCGACACGGAAGTTTCTGTCCAATGGAGCCGGTGTTGCCGACTGGAATTTATCAGGACAAAGCATCTCATGGAAGCTGAATGTGCCAAAGTCTGGCCGATACGATCTCGTTCTCAAATATGTCGCCGGCTGGGGTCTTCCGGACAATTATGGGACTACGCGTCTGATTAAACTGGGTGACGGCATCTTTACGACGAAGGCTCTGAAAACATATGACTGGGGAACCGAAAGCCAGTACTGGAAGGCACTGCGAGTCAGCACCGGCCAATACCTGGCACAAGGGACTACGGATTTAACAATATGGAACGTGGCGGGACCGATGAATCTGGATTGGGTCGGTCTGGTCGAGGTAAAAGATGATACGACCGCACCTGTAACGACCACATCGTTAGCTCCTTCGCAGCCGGATTGA
- a CDS encoding extracellular solute-binding protein produces the protein MKHVKKSSFAITMILSSILIVTGCSSNADTKSGAKDNQPSSDSHSSPTAKLPEPATIRLFTENSTSWPPKPDWGVWKWVKEETNITVKQELASGPESLSLSVSSGDMPDVLSVFPGEVQKFGPQGAFLDLSKHLDKMPNVKAYLKANPEIRERITMPNGEIYSIINDGAGAGSQMVWFYREDIFKKHNLQVPKTWDELYETSKKLKGLYPDSYPFVFRHGVGTLDTFGPAFGFYPGLYQDPNTKKMDYGMKQPAAKTMIENLNKFNKEKLIPPDWLTMDYKAWTQFMTTNKSFITVQFIGQIEIMNSQLKEGNLKFMAPPIGIGTQPYLPKGGTEEYGFAVASKTQKLDASLRYLDYIYSEKGKEIQSWGKEGETYTTQGGKRKFKDVYKEANDLRRESGIQTAGTYGWFDFHAWLSLVKESEQFSYQEAPKYRFPTYNRLPVLTLEEAASVTVSNDQLYKFYTTSISKFILGDTPMSEWDKFTQDLDKYDLKKLLTTYQTALDRQKANASK, from the coding sequence ATGAAACATGTAAAAAAAAGCAGTTTTGCCATCACCATGATTTTATCTTCCATTCTGATTGTCACGGGATGCAGCAGCAATGCCGATACGAAATCGGGAGCAAAAGATAATCAACCAAGTTCGGATTCACATTCTTCCCCAACAGCCAAGCTTCCGGAACCGGCTACGATTCGTTTGTTTACGGAAAATTCGACGTCATGGCCGCCAAAACCGGATTGGGGCGTATGGAAGTGGGTGAAGGAAGAGACGAATATTACTGTAAAGCAGGAATTGGCGTCAGGTCCTGAATCACTGTCGCTTTCCGTTTCATCGGGAGACATGCCAGATGTATTGTCCGTCTTCCCGGGAGAAGTACAGAAGTTCGGACCGCAGGGGGCGTTCTTGGATTTATCTAAACATCTGGATAAAATGCCTAATGTGAAAGCCTACTTAAAGGCGAACCCGGAAATCCGCGAGCGGATTACGATGCCGAACGGAGAAATTTACAGCATCATTAATGACGGAGCGGGTGCGGGCAGTCAAATGGTGTGGTTTTACCGTGAAGATATTTTCAAAAAACACAATCTGCAGGTGCCGAAGACGTGGGATGAGCTTTACGAAACATCGAAGAAACTGAAAGGGCTGTATCCGGATAGCTATCCGTTCGTCTTCCGCCATGGGGTTGGCACATTGGACACGTTCGGTCCAGCCTTTGGATTCTACCCCGGCTTATATCAGGATCCAAATACAAAGAAAATGGACTACGGCATGAAACAGCCAGCAGCCAAAACGATGATTGAGAATTTAAATAAATTCAATAAAGAAAAGTTAATTCCGCCTGACTGGCTCACGATGGACTATAAAGCATGGACACAATTCATGACAACGAATAAATCATTCATCACCGTTCAATTTATCGGACAGATCGAAATTATGAACAGTCAGTTGAAAGAAGGCAATTTGAAGTTTATGGCACCACCCATTGGTATCGGTACGCAGCCGTATCTCCCAAAAGGCGGCACCGAGGAATATGGATTTGCGGTTGCTTCTAAGACCCAGAAGCTGGATGCTTCCCTTCGTTATCTGGATTACATCTATTCAGAGAAAGGCAAGGAAATCCAAAGTTGGGGCAAGGAAGGTGAAACCTATACCACCCAAGGGGGTAAGCGCAAGTTCAAGGACGTGTACAAAGAAGCCAACGATTTACGCCGGGAATCAGGTATTCAAACAGCGGGTACGTATGGATGGTTTGACTTTCATGCATGGCTGTCCCTTGTCAAAGAAAGTGAGCAATTCTCCTATCAGGAAGCTCCTAAATATCGATTCCCTACATACAACAGACTGCCTGTTCTGACACTGGAAGAAGCGGCTTCGGTCACTGTTTCTAATGATCAATTGTACAAATTTTACACAACATCAATAAGTAAATTTATTTTGGGTGATACACCGATGAGCGAGTGGGATAAATTCACCCAGGATCTGGATAAATACGACTTGAAGAAACTTCTCACTACGTATCAGACCGCATTGGACCGACAAAAAGCGAATGCAAGTAAATAA
- a CDS encoding DMT family transporter, with the protein MAYFSLILAVLIWGLSYIFMKDGTAQYPKDLFQLWRYVLVSAIYVIIFYKSIRRIKAKLWVAGLFKLGLANFVLSFFSIYAIQYTTPTRIVMINSLIVGVVPLLQYIHYKTQISLNEKMAIGISLIAITFLLEPYKLTLQIGDVLGLIGMIGYAYTIVIMNQLLQKEQTSVIQVSFLTVAGSAFYFGLVAVYYGLFHSEWFSAQIIPRDVHTIAAIAFMIVIVSIFSNLLQSIGQRKLSSVVVAIVFCLEPVITAVFDYILLGNVPSTGIIICGFLLVLATITASMKKVRAETSVGA; encoded by the coding sequence GTGGCATATTTTTCATTAATTTTAGCGGTACTCATATGGGGTTTGTCTTATATATTCATGAAAGATGGAACGGCTCAGTATCCGAAGGATTTGTTTCAATTATGGCGGTATGTGCTTGTGAGTGCGATCTACGTCATTATTTTCTACAAATCGATCAGGAGAATTAAGGCGAAATTGTGGGTAGCAGGCTTGTTCAAACTAGGGCTGGCCAACTTCGTACTCAGCTTTTTTTCCATATATGCGATACAATATACGACTCCGACGAGGATCGTCATGATTAATAGCCTGATCGTTGGCGTTGTTCCCTTATTGCAATATATACACTATAAGACGCAGATTAGTCTGAATGAGAAAATGGCAATAGGCATATCCTTGATAGCGATAACTTTTTTGCTTGAGCCATACAAGCTGACTCTTCAGATCGGAGACGTACTGGGCCTCATAGGTATGATTGGGTATGCCTATACAATTGTAATTATGAATCAGTTATTGCAAAAGGAACAAACTTCGGTCATTCAGGTTTCTTTTCTTACCGTAGCGGGTTCGGCATTCTATTTTGGTTTGGTTGCCGTGTATTACGGACTGTTTCATTCTGAATGGTTCTCTGCACAAATAATACCTAGAGATGTCCATACAATTGCAGCAATTGCGTTTATGATCGTCATTGTTTCTATATTTTCCAACCTATTGCAATCGATTGGACAGAGAAAACTGTCATCGGTTGTTGTAGCGATTGTGTTTTGTTTGGAGCCTGTTATAACAGCTGTTTTTGATTACATCCTGCTTGGCAACGTCCCTTCAACAGGCATCATCATTTGCGGATTTCTGCTGGTTCTTGCTACCATAACGGCCTCGATGAAAAAGGTGCGAGCAGAGACATCAGTAGGTGCATGA
- a CDS encoding class I SAM-dependent methyltransferase has translation MMKNKRKNKDVGIYGLTAKWYDKNSRKSRMTQMQDYANEVAALVGTNAHILEVAPGPGYLSIELAKKGFNVTGVEISADFVKIEKNNAKEANVSVDFKEGNASNLPSEDNFFDFIVCSAAFKNFKDPSKALCEMHRVLKEGGTSLIIDMNHEATSEDINNEIKQTGMKGFDKHFVKFAFKTFLKQGAYTIKDFESLLNETPFKNYHIKKEGISLFVYLYK, from the coding sequence ATGATGAAAAACAAACGAAAAAATAAAGATGTCGGAATTTATGGCTTAACTGCAAAGTGGTACGATAAGAATTCTCGCAAAAGTCGAATGACTCAAATGCAAGATTACGCGAATGAAGTTGCAGCTTTAGTCGGCACAAATGCACATATTTTGGAAGTTGCGCCTGGGCCGGGTTATTTGTCGATTGAACTCGCCAAGAAAGGGTTTAACGTTACAGGAGTCGAGATAAGCGCAGACTTTGTGAAAATAGAAAAAAATAATGCAAAAGAAGCAAATGTCTCCGTTGATTTTAAGGAAGGTAACGCATCTAATCTACCATCCGAAGATAACTTTTTTGATTTTATTGTTTGCAGTGCTGCATTCAAGAACTTTAAGGATCCGTCAAAGGCGCTGTGTGAAATGCATCGAGTGCTGAAAGAAGGTGGAACATCCCTAATCATCGACATGAATCATGAGGCAACCTCTGAAGATATTAACAATGAGATTAAACAGACAGGAATGAAAGGATTTGACAAGCATTTTGTGAAATTCGCATTTAAAACTTTCCTAAAACAAGGTGCGTACACAATAAAAGATTTTGAATCACTTTTAAACGAAACACCATTTAAGAACTACCATATCAAAAAAGAGGGCATTAGTTTATTTGTCTATCTTTATAAATAG
- a CDS encoding phosphoribosylaminoimidazolecarboxamide formyltransferase, which translates to MEDINLRYGMNPHQKKAKIYSGEKLPIKILNGEASYINFLDALNAFQLVRELRQSIGLPAAASFKHVSPAGAAVYSPLCDSLVKSYFVEGLELSPLASAYARARGADRMSSFGDCAAFSDKVDVTVANLLKKEVSDIIVAPGYDEDALILLKKKKNGNYLILEIDPDYVPNPIEQRSVYGITMEQERNDAAISVEIFNNIVTKQRIIPDNSKRDLLVAMITLKYTQSNSVCFALDGQTIGIGAGQQSRIHCTRLAAEKADNWWLRQHPIAQQMVFRAGISRTEVNNAIDGWTNEDFTPAEEKQWKQYFNRVPERLAKAEKQNWLTGLKEVSYTSDAFLPFRDNIDRAVQSGVRYLVQSGNSLRDEQVIEAANEYGIVMAYSNIRSFHH; encoded by the coding sequence ATGGAAGATATTAATCTGCGGTATGGAATGAATCCACATCAAAAGAAGGCAAAGATTTATTCTGGAGAAAAACTACCTATAAAGATCTTAAATGGCGAGGCAAGTTACATTAACTTTTTAGATGCATTAAACGCTTTCCAACTAGTTCGAGAACTTAGACAAAGTATCGGTCTACCGGCAGCAGCATCCTTTAAGCATGTAAGCCCAGCTGGTGCAGCTGTATATTCTCCGTTGTGTGACTCGCTTGTTAAATCTTATTTTGTTGAAGGCTTAGAGCTATCCCCATTGGCCAGCGCTTACGCAAGAGCCAGAGGGGCGGATCGGATGTCTTCGTTTGGTGATTGTGCGGCTTTTAGTGATAAAGTTGATGTAACAGTAGCGAATTTACTCAAAAAAGAGGTCTCCGATATCATTGTTGCACCAGGATATGACGAGGATGCTCTGATACTTTTAAAAAAGAAAAAGAACGGAAATTATCTCATTTTAGAGATCGATCCTGATTATGTACCCAATCCAATCGAACAAAGATCAGTCTACGGTATTACAATGGAACAAGAAAGAAATGATGCAGCGATATCGGTAGAAATCTTCAATAACATTGTAACCAAGCAGCGAATAATTCCTGATAACTCTAAAAGGGATCTTCTCGTTGCAATGATCACCCTCAAATACACACAATCAAACTCTGTTTGTTTTGCGCTTGACGGACAAACCATTGGAATTGGTGCAGGGCAACAATCACGAATTCATTGTACGCGACTTGCAGCTGAAAAAGCTGATAATTGGTGGTTAAGACAACATCCAATCGCACAACAAATGGTTTTCCGTGCCGGAATATCCCGTACTGAAGTAAATAATGCCATTGATGGTTGGACGAATGAGGACTTTACACCTGCCGAAGAAAAGCAATGGAAACAATATTTTAATAGGGTACCTGAACGACTTGCGAAGGCAGAGAAACAAAATTGGTTAACAGGCTTAAAAGAAGTTTCATATACTTCTGACGCTTTTCTGCCTTTCCGTGATAATATTGACCGGGCTGTTCAGAGTGGAGTGAGGTACCTGGTCCAAAGCGGTAATTCGTTGCGTGATGAGCAAGTTATTGAAGCTGCAAACGAATATGGAATTGTAATGGCCTATTCGAATATCCGTTCATTTCATCATTAA
- a CDS encoding TetR/AcrR family transcriptional regulator, producing the protein MSPRTKEQNDAIREMRMDQIMQAAAEVYLEKGIQLEIRDVAVKAELGYGTVYHYYKNKHMLLEDLLWDALNRTESAVKPALTGDSDSLLKAESFSRLLLRECIKDPSVFILLKTVADNFHHFPGNRFIKLFTDFQERIYLPFVDMIREGIGSKSPEKTANLIFGSLVGCAALNIHHNMRNEMDVEGFVDMIFLGIQSKER; encoded by the coding sequence ATGTCACCACGTACCAAAGAACAAAATGACGCGATCCGGGAGATGCGGATGGACCAAATTATGCAAGCGGCTGCGGAAGTATATTTGGAAAAAGGCATTCAATTGGAAATACGCGATGTTGCGGTAAAGGCAGAGCTCGGCTACGGAACTGTGTATCATTACTACAAAAATAAGCACATGCTGTTGGAAGATTTACTGTGGGATGCCCTGAATCGAACGGAGTCGGCAGTGAAGCCCGCTTTGACGGGGGACAGTGACAGTTTGCTTAAAGCGGAGTCGTTCTCCAGGTTGCTTCTGCGGGAGTGTATCAAGGATCCTTCCGTCTTTATTTTGTTAAAAACGGTTGCAGATAATTTCCATCACTTCCCGGGAAACCGGTTCATTAAGCTGTTTACCGATTTTCAGGAACGAATCTATTTGCCGTTTGTGGACATGATTCGTGAAGGGATCGGTTCCAAATCACCAGAGAAAACAGCTAATTTGATATTTGGCTCGCTCGTTGGCTGCGCAGCATTGAACATCCACCACAATATGCGGAACGAGATGGATGTGGAAGGGTTCGTCGACATGATTTTTTTGGGCATACAATCAAAGGAGAGATGA
- the map gene encoding type I methionyl aminopeptidase, which produces MIILKSRAEIEEMRKAGGIVAAFHQTIAGMIRPGVTTLDIESFAVRFLKDNGAKAYTIGYNGYPFATCASVNDVIAHGFPNRKPLKEGDIVTIDIVAEADGWIGDSAWCYAVGEVSEEARKLMQVTKESLYLGIDKAVVGNRIGDVMHAVQTHAERNGFSVVLDLLGHGVGREMHEEPNYTHVGNPGKGFRLKEGMVLTIEPMLNAGKALMTIDADGWTARTADGSLSAQYEHTIAITADGPIILTAQ; this is translated from the coding sequence ATGATCATCCTGAAATCGAGAGCAGAAATTGAAGAAATGAGAAAAGCCGGCGGAATTGTCGCTGCTTTTCATCAAACAATCGCAGGTATGATTCGTCCGGGTGTCACGACGCTCGATATCGAGTCGTTCGCGGTGCGGTTCCTGAAGGATAATGGCGCCAAGGCTTATACGATAGGCTACAACGGCTATCCATTTGCGACATGTGCGTCTGTCAATGACGTCATTGCCCATGGTTTTCCGAACCGGAAGCCGCTCAAGGAAGGCGATATCGTCACAATTGACATTGTCGCGGAAGCTGATGGCTGGATCGGCGATTCAGCTTGGTGTTATGCAGTTGGCGAGGTGTCGGAAGAAGCGCGTAAGCTGATGCAGGTAACGAAGGAATCCTTATATCTTGGTATCGACAAAGCTGTCGTCGGTAACCGGATCGGCGATGTGATGCACGCGGTTCAAACCCATGCCGAGCGAAACGGATTCTCGGTGGTGCTCGATCTTCTCGGTCATGGTGTAGGAAGGGAGATGCACGAGGAACCTAATTATACCCATGTCGGGAATCCGGGCAAAGGGTTCCGCTTGAAGGAAGGGATGGTTCTTACGATCGAGCCGATGCTAAATGCCGGAAAAGCGTTAATGACGATTGATGCCGACGGATGGACAGCCAGAACCGCTGACGGCTCGCTTTCCGCACAGTACGAGCATACAATTGCCATTACTGCGGATGGCCCGATTATTTTGACCGCACAGTAA